One Fusarium musae strain F31 chromosome 6, whole genome shotgun sequence DNA segment encodes these proteins:
- a CDS encoding hypothetical protein (EggNog:ENOG41): MSLTTESSAVGLAPLPPTDTILSLRTGKIRPLGGVNIRTAINKRARQGKWELTRVGLVGDEQQFIHHGGPEKALHQYCAGHYDVWNAELPGREDLFKIGGFGENLSAMDMSETNVCIGDVFRVGPDVIIQVSGPRQPCYKLNHRFQHKKISAMTQSSGRTGWYYRVLQTGFIEQGDAIELVERINPTWPLSRVQKYLYHEKDDIEIFQELLSLPALSEEMVGIFQKRLDHGTEDMSGRLEGDRVPVVWRPYKLANKTELTPRIKSFILEAQEHNGDSEFGPFPFVRVQFGPDGNISRAYSVVSGTTNRFELGIARDDNSRGGSIYLHDNLNVGDIIKVAPGHNATAIKNEKVENNVSKHIFIIGGIGVTAFLGEIEKLSQEALEVEVHYAVRSRKDAAYLSRLPVNKTTIYAKDEGQRLVLSQVIPKPTDDKGRRPCVYCCGPTSLMNACRNLTTDLGYPKANVHFEEFGDATIGTGVPFEVEIKSTGQTVQVPREKSLLQVLSDAGFEIESSCLVGNCGTCMVDYYKGEVDHKGVALDEEQKKGSMLSCVSRGKGKIVI; encoded by the coding sequence atgtctctCACCACTGAAAGCTCTGCTGTAGGTCTAGCCCCTCTCCCTCCTACAGATACCATTCTCAGCTTGCGAACAGGCAAAATCCGCCCGCTCGGCGGTGTAAACATCCGCACCGCCATTAACAAGCGAGCGCGACAAGGAAAATGGGAACTGACCCGTGTTGGACTCGTCGGCGACGAGCAGCAGTTCATTCATCATGGTGGTCCTGAAAAGGCTCTTCATCAGTACTGTGCCGGTCACTACGATGTCTGGAACGCTGAACTGCCTGGTCGAGAGGATCTCTTCAAAATCGGTGGCTTTGGAGAGAATCTATCTGCAATGGACATGTCTGAGACGAACGTCTGCATTGGAGACGTATTTCGTGTAGGACCGGATGTGATCATCCAGGTTTCTGGGCCGAGACAGCCGTGCTACAAGCTCAACCATCGCTTTCAGCACAAGAAGATCTCGGCCATGACGCAGTCAAGTGGCCGAACGGGATGGTACTATCGTGTTCTCCAAACTGGATTCATCGAGCAAGGCGATGCCATTGAACTCGTTGAACGCATCAACCCAACCTGGCCCCTTTCACGAGTCCAGAAGTACCTTTACCACGAAAAGGATGACATTGAAATCTTCCAGGAATTGTTATCACTTCCTGCCTTGTCTGAAGAGATGGTTGGGATATTTCAAAAACGACTAGATCACGGTACTGAGGACATGAGCGGCCGTCTTGAAGGTGACCGAGTCCCTGTCGTTTGGAGACCTTATAAGCTGGCGAACAAAACGGAGCTGACTCCAAGGATCAAATCCTTTATTCTTGAAGCTCAGGAACACAATGGGGACTCAGAGTTCGGCCCATTTCCATTTGTACGGGTTCAATTTGGTCCAGATGGAAACATCTCTCGTGCCTACTCTGTCGTATCCGGAACCACGAATCGGTTTGAACTTGGTATCGCTAGGGATGATAATTCAAGGGGTGGATCAATCTATCTCCATGATAATCTGAATGTTGGAGATATCATCAAAGTCGCTCCAGGGCACAACGCTACTGCAATAAAGAACGAAAAGGTGGAGAACAATGTGTCCAAGCATATATTCATCATCGGTGGTATTGGAGTAACAGCCTTTCTTGGTGAGATCGAAAAGCTGTCTCAAGAGGCGCTCGAAGTTGAAGTTCATTACGCTGTGCGGAGCCGCAAGGATGCGGCCTACTTGAGCCGTCTACCAGTCAACAAGACCACCATCTATGCAAAAGACGAAGGCCAGCGACTTGTTCTCAGCCAAGTTATCCCCAAGCCTACGGATGATAAAGGTCGCAGACCATGTGTTTATTGTTGCGGTCCAACATCACTCATGAACGCCTGCCGTAACTTGACCACCGATCTTGGGTATCCAAAGGCCAACGTCCATTTTGAAGAGTTTGGCGATGCCACTATAGGAACTGGGGTGCCATTCGAGGTAGAAATCAAGTCAACTGGCCAAACGGTCCAGGTACCCCGCGAGAAGTCCCTTCTTCAGGTACTTTCTGATGCTGGGTTTGAGATCGAGTCATCGTGCCTGGTTGGAAATTGCGGTACATGCATGGTGGACTATTACAAGGGAGAGGTTGATCATAAAGGCGTGGCTCTAGAcgaggagcagaagaagggatCTATGTTAAGCTGCGTTAGTCGCGGGAAGGGGAAGATTGTTATATGA
- a CDS encoding hypothetical protein (EggNog:ENOG41) yields MTVKNTTNGNGNIRAAIIGGGPGGLGAAIALSKLSFVDWTLYEKKPEISETGGGISLQLHTWKMLEWNGSAKNIKPNDLFRSPDGISGQQRNGRTGELIEQSYHPEDTPIHQRSGRQRRSKLQAALLKEVDASKIELSKKLVGIEKLSSGRVIIRFEDGFTDEVDLLIAADGIRSVVRSFTFPSHKIKYNGQSAYRTIISKSEVNALGTIPQASTFWQNLGGRYVFTSPLGNDDFEVTARISRPSEGQDHVSWGRPFDFSTLVHEYDEFCEPVRQIVRLAAKGDTQEFALFSGPRLDRVVALDSIALTGDASHPLSGAFGAGAGFALEDVYTLSKTLEWAWTRGGGIKAALELYDRIRSPHYHDLYNVLDWYAGIGKEIAAEGLSVDQEIEAKVRRTKGNKSNWMYSYDIQTVVDNVLEGLNSKDN; encoded by the exons ATGACTGTTAAGAACACTACaaatggcaatggcaatATCAGAGCTGCGATTATTGGTGGAGGTCCAGGTGGCTTAGGTGCCGCAATTGCTCTCTCCAAGCTATCTTTCGTTGATTGGACTTTgtatgagaagaagccggaGATCAGCGAGACAGGTGGCGGTATCAGCCTTCAACTACATACATGGAAGATGCTTGAATGGAACGGGTCAGCCAAGAACATTAAGCCCAATGACCTATTCAGGTCTCCTGACGGTATCAGTGGACAACAGCG CAACGGGCGAACTGGTGAGCTTATTGAGCAAAGCTATCATCCCGAAGATACACCCATTCACCAACGCAGTGGCCGTCAGCGAAGATCAAAGCTGCAAGCagctcttctcaaagaggtCGATGCGTCTAAAATCGAGctctccaagaagctcgtGGGCATTGAAAAACTGTCAAGTGGCAGAGTCATCATTCGATTTGAGGATGGCTTTACGGATGAGGTTGACCTCCTGATTGCTGCAGATGGCATAAGATCG GTCGTCCGGTCGTTTACTTTTCCCTCGCACAAAATCAAATACAATGGGCAGTCCGCATATCgcaccatcatcagcaagtcTGAAGTTAATGCTCTTGGCACGATCCCCCAAGCATCAACATTCTGGCAGAATCTAGGCGGCAGATATGTATTTACGAGTCCGCTTGGGAACGACGATTTTGAAGTTACAGCACGTATCTCCCGACCGTCAGAAGGGCAAGATCACGTCAGTTGGGGTCGGCCCTTTGACTTCAGCACACTCGTCCACGAGTACGATGAATTCTGCGAGCCCGTTCGCCAAATTGTTCGACTGGCAGCAAAGGGGGATACTCAAGAATTTGCTCTGTTCTCTGGGCCGCGACTTGATCGAGTAGTTGCTCTTGATTCGATAGCCCTGACCGGAGATGCTTCTCATCCCTTGTCAGGAGCATTTGGAGCGGGAGCCGGATTTGCCCTCGAGGATGTGTATACACTCTCCAAAACCCTTGAGTGGGCTTGGACTCGAGGCGGGGGTATCAAGGCTGCACTGGAGTTATACGACCGTATCAGGTCACCGCATTATCATGACCTATATAATGTCCTGGACTGGTATGCAGGCATTGGCAAGGAGATTGCGGCAGAGGGGCTATCCGTGGACCAGGAAATTGAGGCAAAGGTCAGAAGAACAAAGGGCAATAAATCGAACTGGATGTATTCCTACGACATCCAGACTGTCGTCGATAATGTCCTTGAGGGCTTGAATAGCAAGGACAACTGA